attcaaacattcttcttcatactgcattcatatatgctacttttaaactttcatgcagagagggaaatcacaactaagtccatccatccatccatccattttctaccgcttattccctccggggtcgctaagtcaattgaccaaaagtgtatttatgaaacagttatcaagcagtggcacaaaccgaaagtgcaagattgtcagagacattttaaaacaagctatgagtgcacttttgtgcatgatgtcactaagatgacatatcaaaacaacactacattaaagtgcactttttgtacagagggCCCccacaatagttgaaaacaaagtgcacttttgtgcatgatgtcacacaagatatttcaataagtgtctaataatgagctgcataataggaaatcaaattcactatgtggtaggttcctgcggacgttatctccttctgttgttgactatttttttcatacgttgttgatctggaaatggttgcctcggcattttgttggtgtggcaccgaacagagatgttgacatgcggagtttcaagcactcttcattctctagcgggtgactttttaaatgatgctacatattagcagtaatgctactttttgtagcaacgcttttgccccacacttaaattacggttgtctgttggacatcttcccgcttgaagccaaaccaccgccagacgatggaccccctgctggttttcttgggaatgaattcttccttcatttgttaccagattagcaccttctctctctcatttTACCACTctcaccacagctaacgttaaccatgccgctacctctctgctccgcgagggcgtatacgtatgtgacgtaagtaagaaggtgcgcttgttttatgtctctgtgagaaggagagaaaaagtgagaagagcctgtagtgtaatgcccgcagctaaaagcaactgcgtgagaactagagatgtccaataatggctttttgctgatatccgatattgtccaactcctaattactGATACCGTTATCAACGGATACTGATagatacagtggtggaatgaacacattatgatgcctaatgttgttgtgatgccccgctggatgcattgaacaatgtaacaaggttttccaaaataaatcaactcaagttatgtaaaaaaatgccaacatggcactgccatatttattattgaagtcacaaagtgcattatttgttttaacatgcctcaaaacagcagcttggaatttgggacatgctctccctttgAGAGCATGagcaggttgaggtgggcggggttgaggtgggaggggcggggtttggtggtagcgggacttttatattgtagcgtcccgtaagagttagtgctgcaagggatgctgggtatttgttctgttgtgtttatattgtgttacggtgcggatgttctccccaaatgttttatcattgttgtttggtgtgggttcagtgtggcgcatatttgtaacagtgttaaagttgtttatacggccaccctctgtgtgacctgtatggctgttgaccaagtatgcattggattcacttgtgtgtgtgaaaagccgtagatattatgtgattgggccggcatgcaaaggcagtgtcttttaAATTGGTGCTCTGGACTTCTCCCTACGGCCGTGTACCACTATGTACAGTGGCGGTTTAAAAAgtcctaaattttactttttcaaacagataccgataatttccgatattacattttacagcatttatcggacatctccaatgAGAACGTATATTCCAATTTCAccgtatagtcattttctatatcagaGACAAACCCACcaaatatcgatatatcgcccagcccgaatTGATGACACCTTCATAAAGACACAAGCTGAagcaatgtttaaaaaaaaaactaccttgATTTTGGCTAGTGGAATCCCCAAAAAGCCTAATAATCCTGCAAACGATACTGTATGTTTACCTTGGTGCGGACCATTCCAGGCCTCTGGTCACGAACGTGCTCCAGTGTGGCAGCAATGTCGATCTCTTTCACACCTGCACCGGCAGAAAACACCCGCCGTGACTTTGTGGATGGAGAAGAACATTTCAAACCTCAACGCCCACCTTTGGCCATACGATTCAGAACCATGTCAATCAGGATGTAGGTCCCAGTCCGGCCTGTTCCGTTACTATGGAGACAAGGAGCCAACAGACTGTTGTTAGGCCTCCAGCTGCGAGGACCCAGAACTTGTCATGGCAAACCTGCAGTGGACGATGATGGGGCAGGAGCGTCCTCGGTAGCATTTGTTCACCTTCCTGAGGACAGACAGGTGGGACAGTACGTGAAAGGACGCCACGCCACAAGGACACAACACAGATGTTGTCAGTGATGCGGCCACATCAGTCCAAGGTCACTTTTGTGACTATGCAACTGGAGCCAGACTACTAGCTGCAGACCACAAGAATGACACAGACAGACATGTTCAACACAGGAGGcttctatatctatatatctatatctatatctatatcctgtcctgctgattgtattgtaccatatgtcctggcaagaagtCTGCCTTCACacaactccggcttattagtgattcccagagcccaaaaatgtctgcaggctatagagcgttttctattgggtcTCCAgaactctggaatgttctagcagtaacagttagagatgctacctcagtagaagcatttaagtcacatcttaaaactcatttgtatactctagcctttaaatagacccccttttaggccagttgatctgccgtttctttttttttgtgctatgCCCCACAGTTTCaatggccacggatgaagcgctggctgtccagggtcgggacccagggtggacctgtcgcctgtgtatcggttggggacgtctctgcgctgctgacctgtctccacttgggatggtctcctgctggccccactatggactggactctcactattatgttagatccactatggactggactctcactattatgttacatccactatggactggactctcactattatgttagaaccactatggacttgactcccactattatgttagatccactatggactggactctcacactattatgttagatccactatggactggactctcactattatgttagatccactatggactggactctcactattatgttagatccactatggactggactctcactattatgttagaaccactatggacttgactctcactattatgttagatccactatggactggactctcacactattatgttagatccacaatggactggactctcacactattatgttagatccactatggactggactctcacactattatgttagatccactatggactggactctcacgattatgttagatccactatggactggactctcacactattaactaaatcactatggactggactctcacactattaactaaatcactatggactggatgtcgttgtggcttgtgcagccctttgagacactggtgatttagggctatacaagtaaacattgattgactgattgattgattcttttcaTTCTACCCTCATTCAATTAGCTGTCGATGGAGTCGTACCTGCGGAAGTCCAGTAGGGGGCGCGTGGAGGTGGGTATGCCGTGAGCCGGCCAGCTCAGGAAGTGGAACTGAGTGAGGGTCCGAGTCTCTTGCGTCTGGACGTTCTTCAGGTAAAAGCTTCTCACCAGGAAGTCCTTGCACCAGATGTGCTCGGACACCAGGTTGACCTGCAGATAAAGACGTGGTCAAGCTGTGAGGCACGACATGCGGCTTTGGAACTCACCTCGTAGATGTGGTACAGCGAGGAGCCTTCGTCGGGCCAGTAGCGGTCGCATTGTTTTTCTCCTTCCTCCACCAGAGCCGTCATCATGACGATCACCGTGCAGCCGCTCTCCCACACCATCTGCACAACAAGGCACGGTATCTTGGTGCGGCAATCAGCCACCGCTGACCAGGACTACAAAAGTTGTCTGCCACCCACCTGCCAGAAGTCCGAGATGGTATGTGACAGCGGGCCCTGGGTGGCGATGTAGGCCGGCATGCGAGGGTCGTGCTCGATCTTGGTGGAGTGGAGAAGAGGATGGGCTGACTATAAAGCACTCACAACTAGGCTTAcgaaggggtggaaagtttccggtaaatttaccggaaactttccggaaatttaccacagGAAGGTAAactcgggaagtttggaaatattgaccattctttgattattcattattgattattattttatatatatatatatatatatatatacacacacatatgtaggtgtgggaaaaatcacaagattccttcatctctacagaactgtttcatgaggggttccctcaatcatcaggagattttagacatatatatatatatatatatatatatatatatcttgattggattatccagagaatagtgctcgataccgtggtagagcgcaatatgtaggtgtgggaaaaatcacaagactacttcatctctacagaactgtttcatgaggggttccctcaatcatcaggagattttagacatatatatatatatatatatatatatatatatatatatatatatatatatatatatcttgattggattatccagagaatagtgctcgataccgtggtagagcgcaatatgtaggtgtgggaaaaatcacaagactacttcatctctacagaactgtttcatgaggggttccctcaatcatcaagagatttatatatatatatatatatatatatatatatatatatatatatatatatatatatatatatgtgtgtgtgtatgtatatatgtgtgtgtatgtatatatgtgtgtgtatgtatgtgtatgcatggtATGGGGTGAGATCAGGGATCTTGGGTAATGTCCGCCCCGGGATTTGTAAGTTGTGagctcaaaccccggccgagtcataccaaagactataaaaatgggagccattacctccctgcttggcactcagcatcaaaggttggaattgggggttaaatcaccaaaattgtttccgggcgcggccaccgctgctgctcactgctctcctcaccaccaaaggggtgaacaaggggatgggtcatatacagaggttaatttcactacaccaagtgtgtgtgtgtgtgtgtgtgtgtgtgtgtgtgcgtgtgtgtgtgtgtgtgtggtaatttCACTTTAAAtaaggttggagaccactgattGAGAGTATCAAAAATGCAAAGAGTCTCTCCATATATGCATCACTATATCTTATTAATAATTATAGGGTTTTATTTGAACAATATACCAATGGCCTATAAAATAAGCTGTGGGTTGAAAGTAGCCTTCATGCCGCACTGTGGACACGTTTCATGTCAAAGGTTTTGGAATCCTAAATAAATAGAGAGGACAGCAGGAGGGGCTTACTatagtggccctgcgatgagctggcgacttgtccagggtgtaccctgccttctgcccgattgaagctgaggtaggcgccagcgccccccgcgaccccgaaagggaataagcggtagaaaatggatggatggatggatgtgcttaCTATAGTGCTGGCGTTGATGTAGTCAGACCGAGAGGGGTTGGTTTCCGCCTTCAGCTTCACCCTGGCATGATCATCTTGAAGAAGAGAAGGTATGAAACATTCACCACGTCACCGTTCAAAGCAGCCTGAGTTACTCACAGGGCAGCGAGTCGTGAAAGCGGTTCTTCTTGACATTGGGGTCACTCTGAGCCACGCTCACGCTGCTGGGCTCCGCCTGGTAGGAACACAGAGCTTCCCATTCCTTGAAGAGACGATCTTTGTTCCTGAGGTGGTCCTCCATGTAGGcctttttgaaaaacaaaaatgttttacctTCCGAATAAGGGGGTCGTTACTGTTAAGCTGATTACTGGACACGACTTGTGTCACATTGAAAAGGACACTGACCAAAATCATGTGACCGGTGGAGATGTCCATGTTGGCCTGCGCCGGTTCCTCGCACCACGACGGCGTGCTGCTGTGGGAGCTCGGACTGGGCTGGGCTCCGTCGCTGAACTGGGAAGACACGCTACTCACTCTTGAGTCGATGCCCCCCGCTGCTCCTGCGCCTCGCCCTGCGCCGGACGCTCCTCCTCCGCTCGCCCCTCCCACAGCACCCAGGGCGGCAGCTTCCAGGCGCCCAAAAGCACCTTTGGAGGCCATGTGCTGGCGACACAGGTCCTGGTGAGCCAGGTATGCATGTATTCTGGAGTTAACCTCTTACTGTGAAACCCTGATTTCAAGGTCTGCTCCCTAACCGGATTGGCTTGAGTATTTCAAATGTGTTGCTACCGTGACTCACCTGGTACTCCTGGTGGTTGAAGCTGCCCGCCTCCGTGCCCAGGCCCAGCTTCCTTGTCGCCAGCTTGTGGGCGTGGTTACGCAAGCAAGTGATGCTCAGCGCTGCAAGCAGGACGCCGCCAATGCAGGCGGAAGCCACCAGGGTAGCAAAAAGCCAGCGAGAGCCGGGTTGGACAGGAGTAGCCAGGAGGGACGCCTTTCCTTCACTGCTCTGAGGCTGATGACGAAAAATGCACCAAGACAGTTTGGTAAATtgttgtacttgtagagcgcttttctaccctttttaaggagcccaaagtgcttaaAAGACTATTCATACAGGACAGGTCAGTagatggacacaccttctcattctttattttcatgactgtttacattgtagattgtcacacatatgaatgaacacaagtggagtcattacttaacaaaaaaaaaggtaaaataactggaAACCTGTTTTAtactctagtttcttcaaaatagccaccctttgcgcgGATTActtctttgcacactcttggcattctctccatgagcttcaagcacgcctgtgaagtggaaaccatttcaggtgaccacctctcgaagctcatggagagaatgccaagagtgtgcaaagcagtaatcagagcaaagggtggctactttgaagaaactagaatatgaaacatgttttcagttatttcacctttttttgtacatgtgttcattcatagttttgatgtgacaatctataaggtaaatcatacttgccaaccttgagatctctGAATTCaggagatgtgtgtgtgtgtgaagtgaattatatttatatagcgctttttctctagtgactcaaagcgctttacatagtgaaacccaatatctaagttacatttaaagcagtgtgggtggcactgggagcaggtgggtaaagtgtcttgcccaaggacacaacggcagtgactaggatggcggaagcggggatcgaacctgcaaccctcaagttgatggcacggccactctaccaaccgagttaaaccggtgtgtgtgtgtgtgtgtgttgaggtgggggtgcggggttgaggtgggaggggtttgtgtacattgtagcgtccaggaagagttagtgctgcaaggagttctgggtaattgttctgttgtgttacggtgcgggtgttctcctgaaaagtttttgtcattcttgtttagtgtgggttcacagtgtggtgcatatttgtaacagtgttggcattgtttttatggccaccctcagtgtgacctgtatggctgttgaccaagtatgatttgcattcgcttgtgtgtgtgtgaaaagccgtagatattatgcgattgggccggcacacaaaggtggtgcctttaaggtttattggcgctctgtacctctccctacgtccgtgtaccactctgtacagcggcgttttgaaaattcataaatgttactttttgaaaccgataatttctgatattacattttaaagcatttatcggcatctCTAATCAAAACAATAGCAATTGCATTCATCCGGCCACAGCGtccttggtagcagtcatggcgcctgtggtttagttggccatactctcctGATACACCACTCTGCTGTTAAACGCACATTACCACCACCTTCAAGACAAGAATGGACCACTTTGCTTTTTTTGTTTGGATTTCTTACCTGCCTGTCGCTGCTCTGCACAACCTTCAGGCCCACCTCGGGCTCCAGGAAGTTCTTATCTGCATCTGAGCATGTGCAGAAATCACTCATAACACATTCAAGATTTCCTTGCTCaatacacaactttttttttttaatccatgagTGAAGTGACATTTAATCCATGAGTGAAGTGACATTTACTCTGTTTTTCTGCAGTGTTTTCGGCTGGCAAGTTCCTGGAGTTTGAGTGGGTCCCATAGGCCAAGGCCGGTCCAAGCAGACTAGCAGAAGGTTGAAAAAGGACTTGAAATGTGTTTGAATCAGACACCAAATTGTCAGATAAAACAATGTCATACTCTTTTGGAATGTTATTCTCCGGTTGGTTCATTGTGGTGGAGTTGGTCTCCTTTTGCACTTTTACTGGTTTGGAGGACCTAATGTTGGGTACACTGTTTGGGGTAGCCATCTTGTGCTCCATGGAACCTTCTGTGAACTGAAGGATGAAGAGGTGCAACACAAATTAGAAGTGACTTTACAAGTTAAAGACTTtaaaagaactccggcttattagtcatTCCCAGAGCACAAcgaaaaagtctgtgggctatagagcgttttctattggggctccagtactctggaatgttctagcagtaacagttagagatgctacctcagtagaagcatttaagtcccatcttaaaactcatttgtcgcaggttcggtggccactatggactggactctcacactattatgttagatccactatggactggactctcacactattatgttagatccactatggactggactctcacactattatgttagatccactatggactggactctcactattatgttagattcactatggactggactctcacactattatgttagatccactatggactggactctcacactattatgttagatccactatggactggactctcactattatgttagattcactatggactggactctcactattatgttagatccactatggactggactctcactattatgttagatccactatggactggactctcacactattatgttagatccactatggactggactctcactattatgttagatccactatggactggactctcacactattatgttagatccactatggactggactctcactattatgttagattcactatggactggactctcacactattatgttagatccactatggactggactctcacactattatgttagatccactatggactggactctcaaactattatgttagatccactatggactggactctcacactattatgttagattcactatggactggactctcacactattatgttagatccactatggactggactctcactattatgttagattcactatggactggactctcacactattatgttagatccactatggactggactctcactattatgttagattcactatggactggactctcacactattatgttagatccactatggactggacactcactattatgttggatccactatggactggactctcacactattatgttagatccactatggactggactctcactattatgttagatccactatggactggactctcactattatgttagatccactatggactggactctcactattatgttagatccactatggactggactctcacactattatgttagatccactatggactggactctcacactattatgttaaatccactatggactggactctcactattatgttagatccactatggactggactctcacactattatgttagatccactatggactggactctcactattatgttagatccactatggactggactctcactattatgttagatccactatggactggactctcacactattatgttaaatccactatggactggactctcactattatgttagatccactatggactggactctcacactattatgttagatccactatggactggactctcactattatgttagatccactatggactggactctcattactaCCCCCCATATATTGAAAGACACGACCATTATAAAGTGT
Above is a genomic segment from Nerophis ophidion isolate RoL-2023_Sa linkage group LG27, RoL_Noph_v1.0, whole genome shotgun sequence containing:
- the LOC133544228 gene encoding receptor-type tyrosine-protein phosphatase-like N isoform X2 yields the protein MTGRAASPPPCRSRQTALFLLPAPEPPRCTMTSRRLWAAVCLLLASCRLTQAARHGCLFEKNLCPRDHLCNDDGLFGQCRAPHQDPVQYLVSVPTLHKLQEVLKDLMVQGMTWKDDVTQATIGRELSYIPTVGSSQLHERKQLLSQRRRRRVVESGDPEMIQQFLQYLTFDPSQSSIHVQTPLLEPYLYHQKFGDEDETEPSLNSLEENPISPFHRVLPRPRSQGKALDRDRQLLQHLVSSYLSSPSSSSSYVRAVSRHRGAPGTSLALASSLPELDLPLDYDEDYLSQVKHLSKEQQQRSKLMLKYDASAGLDARSLQRLALLLDHYGLDVKDLSPEQMEKLPDVLKQLQQESSFSHKSIKDNYGNNAATGKKFTEGSMEHKMATPNSVPNIRSSKPVKVQKETNSTTMNQPENNIPKDLLGPALAYGTHSNSRNLPAENTAEKQNADKNFLEPEVGLKVVQSSDRQPQSSEGKASLLATPVQPGSRWLFATLVASACIGGVLLAALSITCLRNHAHKLATRKLGLGTEAGSFNHQEYQDLCRQHMASKGAFGRLEAAALGAVGGASGGGASGAGRGAGAAGGIDSRVSSVSSQFSDGAQPSPSSHSSTPSWCEEPAQANMDISTGHMILAYMEDHLRNKDRLFKEWEALCSYQAEPSSVSVAQSDPNVKKNRFHDSLPYDHARVKLKAETNPSRSDYINASTIIEHDPRMPAYIATQGPLSHTISDFWQMVWESGCTVIVMMTALVEEGEKQCDRYWPDEGSSLYHIYEVNLVSEHIWCKDFLVRSFYLKNVQTQETRTLTQFHFLSWPAHGIPTSTRPLLDFRRKVNKCYRGRSCPIIVHCSNGTGRTGTYILIDMVLNRMAKGVKEIDIAATLEHVRDQRPGMVRTKDQFEFALTAVAEEVNAIIKALPQ
- the LOC133544228 gene encoding receptor-type tyrosine-protein phosphatase-like N isoform X3, whose translation is MTGRAASPPPCRSRQTALFLLPAPEPPRCTMTSRRLWAAVCLLLASCRLTQAARHGCLFEKNLCPRDHLCNDDGLFGQCRAPHQDPVQYLVSVPTLHKLQEVLKDLMVQGMTWKDDVTQATIGRELSYIPTVGSSQLHERKQLLSQRRRRRVVESGDPEMIQQFLQYLTFDPSQSSIHVQTPLLEPYLYHQQKFGDEDETEPSLNSLEENPISPFHRVLPRPRSQGKALDRDRQLLQHLVSSYLSSPSSSSSYVRAVSRHRGAPGTSLALASSLPELDLPLDYDEDYLSQVKHLSKEQQQRSKLMLKYDASAGLDARSLQRLALLLDHYGLDVKDLSPEQMEKLPDVLKQLQQESSFSHKSIKDNYGNNAATGKKFTEGSMEHKMATPNSVPNIRSSKPVKVQKETNSTTMNQPENNIPKDLLGPALAYGTHSNSRNLPAENTAEKQNADKNFLEPEVGLKVVQSSDRQPQSSEGKASLLATPVQPGSRWLFATLVASACIGGVLLAALSITCLRNHAHKLATRKLGLGTEAGSFNHQEYQHMASKGAFGRLEAAALGAVGGASGGGASGAGRGAGAAGGIDSRVSSVSSQFSDGAQPSPSSHSSTPSWCEEPAQANMDISTGHMILAYMEDHLRNKDRLFKEWEALCSYQAEPSSVSVAQSDPNVKKNRFHDSLPYDHARVKLKAETNPSRSDYINASTIIEHDPRMPAYIATQGPLSHTISDFWQMVWESGCTVIVMMTALVEEGEKQCDRYWPDEGSSLYHIYEVNLVSEHIWCKDFLVRSFYLKNVQTQETRTLTQFHFLSWPAHGIPTSTRPLLDFRRKVNKCYRGRSCPIIVHCSNGTGRTGTYILIDMVLNRMAKGVKEIDIAATLEHVRDQRPGMVRTKDQFEFALTAVAEEVNAIIKALPQ
- the LOC133544228 gene encoding receptor-type tyrosine-protein phosphatase-like N isoform X1, whose amino-acid sequence is MTGRAASPPPCRSRQTALFLLPAPEPPRCTMTSRRLWAAVCLLLASCRLTQAARHGCLFEKNLCPRDHLCNDDGLFGQCRAPHQDPVQYLVSVPTLHKLQEVLKDLMVQGMTWKDDVTQATIGRELSYIPTVGSSQLHERKQLLSQRRRRRVVESGDPEMIQQFLQYLTFDPSQSSIHVQTPLLEPYLYHQQKFGDEDETEPSLNSLEENPISPFHRVLPRPRSQGKALDRDRQLLQHLVSSYLSSPSSSSSYVRAVSRHRGAPGTSLALASSLPELDLPLDYDEDYLSQVKHLSKEQQQRSKLMLKYDASAGLDARSLQRLALLLDHYGLDVKDLSPEQMEKLPDVLKQLQQESSFSHKSIKDNYGNNAATGKKFTEGSMEHKMATPNSVPNIRSSKPVKVQKETNSTTMNQPENNIPKDLLGPALAYGTHSNSRNLPAENTAEKQNADKNFLEPEVGLKVVQSSDRQPQSSEGKASLLATPVQPGSRWLFATLVASACIGGVLLAALSITCLRNHAHKLATRKLGLGTEAGSFNHQEYQDLCRQHMASKGAFGRLEAAALGAVGGASGGGASGAGRGAGAAGGIDSRVSSVSSQFSDGAQPSPSSHSSTPSWCEEPAQANMDISTGHMILAYMEDHLRNKDRLFKEWEALCSYQAEPSSVSVAQSDPNVKKNRFHDSLPYDHARVKLKAETNPSRSDYINASTIIEHDPRMPAYIATQGPLSHTISDFWQMVWESGCTVIVMMTALVEEGEKQCDRYWPDEGSSLYHIYEVNLVSEHIWCKDFLVRSFYLKNVQTQETRTLTQFHFLSWPAHGIPTSTRPLLDFRRKVNKCYRGRSCPIIVHCSNGTGRTGTYILIDMVLNRMAKGVKEIDIAATLEHVRDQRPGMVRTKDQFEFALTAVAEEVNAIIKALPQ